From Vicinamibacterales bacterium:
GCTCGTGAGTCTCAGTAATCGGGGCGCGATAAATATGAAGGGCAGCGACTGTGCTTCGTACTTGCAGGGGCTTCTTACGAACGACATCTCGGGGCTGACAACTGGCGCAGGTTGTTACGCTGCTTACCTCACGCCGCAGGGGCGCATGATCGCCGACATGAGGGTTCTGAATCTCGGAGATCGGTTACTGCTGGACGTTGATTCTGCGATGTCTGACACCCTGACCTCTCGGTTCTCAATGCTGGTTTTTTCTGAGGATGTCCAAGTCAACGACGAATCTTCAACTTGGTATTGGGTTGGTGTGCGTGGGCCGGGTGCGGCAGCTTGCCTGGAGCCAATTTTACGGCCGGAGGGAACCCTGTCAGGAAAGAAGGCTGTAACGGCCTATCAAGGTCTCGACAACGGATGGTGGGTGCTCGACGGAAAGCCAGTGCTGGCCGTGAGCAACGATGAGTTGGGTATTCCTGGCATTGACCTCGGTGTTTCAAGTGCTTACAGCGGGCAAATAAATGCGCAGCTTGAGGGTTTAGGTCTTGAGTGGGGGAGTGCTGGCGCAGTGGAGGCGCTCCGGGTCGAGGCCGGCACGCCTCGGTTCGGCGCCGATATGGACCAAGACACGATTCCGCTTGAGGCCGGTATTGAGGCACGGGCCATCAGTGAAACGAAGGGCTGCTATGTCGGTCAGGAGGTTATCATTCGAATCCTGCATCGTGGCAAAGGACGCGTCGCACGACGTCTAGTCGGCCTGATATTCTCACAGGACCACACGACGGAATCCTTGTCGGGCCAGTCCGTCTACGACGGTCATGAAACAATTGGTCGAGTGAGGAGCGCAATCTCGTCGCCGCGACTCGGTCGACAGATTGCCTTAGCTTATGTTCAGCGTGCGTACACGGCGCCGGGTGCACGTGTCGAGGTAGCGGACGGTGAGCGTCGGGTCGCTGCTGAGGTTACGGAACTTCCGTTCCCACCTTCGTTAGCCTGACGATTAATGCTTTATCGGCGAGTGGAAACTCCAGTGTGGCTAGTTCACGTCGTTTGACCCAACGGATCCGCTGCTTCAGCATCGAACGTGGTTTCCCCTTTAGTTGGCAATGGTAAAAGTGTAGACATACGGTCCTGTCGGGATAGGCGTGTTCCACGCAGTCGATTTTTTTGCCAATCTCAACCTCAACGCCTAGCTCCTCGCGCATTTCCCGTCGCAGTGCATCTGTGAGCGATTCTCCAGATTCCAGTTTTCCGCCAGGAAACTCCCAACACCCCCCTAGATGATCGCCCGCCGCACGTTGCGTAACCAGGAAGTGATCACGTTGTTCAACAACCGCCGCTACCACATCAAGGGGTACGCTACTCATTTCTTGCGTTGTCCCGCAGGACGACTGTCGATTGGCCCGGTACGACATGCGGTGGCCATGGGGCAGGAACGGCATCGAGGCCGTCGCGCTGTACACACTGTTGCGCCAAAATCCATAAGGCCCTGGTTGAAATCGAATACGTGTCGCCGAGGTAGCAGCACCCTAGCCAGACTCCAGAGATGGCGCTGCAAGGCATGGGCACGCAGGTCGCCCGTGCCGACAAAGAACCGGTACAGGACGCGCGCCACGTTGGTGTCAAGAATCGCCGCCCGGCGGCCGAAGGCGAAACTTAGGATCGCGCCGGTTGTGTAGGCACCTATCCCTTTGAAAGATCGAAGCGTCGTCTCGTCATCGGGCAGGGCACCTCCGTACCGTAGCACCGATTCCCGTGCGATAGCGTGCAACCGCCTGGGCCGAATGTTATATCCGAGTGGATACCAAGTGCGGATTACGTCCCGGGGTCTTGCCGCCGCGAGTGCTTTAAGCGTCGGATATTTCTTGAGCCACTCCTTATACTTCGGCATCACTCGGTCGACTTGCGTCTGCTGCAGCATGATCTCCGATACGAGAATGCGATACGGATCGCGCGTTCGACGCCAGGGCAGGTCGCGGCCGTGTTTCCAGTACCATGTGAGAAGCTGACGCCGGAACTTCTGTCGGTCCACTGGGGCCGGCAAGGTCAAACGCAAGAGGCTACGCTCACTGGTCATCGTTTTCGGTGGCCGGTCGATGTGCCAACGCTGGCACTATAATTGCGCTGTGTCGATCTACACCCGTAGCGGTGATGACGGAGAGACCGGTCTTTTTGATGGTGCCCGTCTGTCGAAGTCCGATCCGCGGATTGAGGCCTGCGGGGAGGTTGACGAGTTGGACGCAGTACTTGGGCTGGTGCTCGCCCACCTGACTGAGCCAGACCTGATTGAGATCACCACGCATGTGCAGCGCGACCTTTTTGCGATTGGTGCGCGATTGGCCGACCCGCGACGCCGGATAGCCGAGCGGATTACGAAGGTCGATTTGGATGGTCGAGCCGTGGAACGGCTGGAGTCGTGGATTGATCGTTTCGACGAAGAATTGCCTGAGATGCGGCAATTCATTCTGCCTGGCGGCACGCCGGCTGGAGCAGCACTGCACTTGGCGCGCTCCGTATGCCGCAGAGTAGAGCGCCGGATTGTTGCATTGGGAAGCGATGTTGTCGAGCGAGCGGTACGGGTCTACATTAACCGACTGTCCGACCTTCTCTTCATGCTCGCCCGGGCCGTGAACACACGTGCGAAGATGCAGGAGATCGAGTGGTAAGCGTTCAAACGGGCCCGGTTGCGTCATCCCGCTCCACGAGATCCAGCTTCACGCAATCGAAAATTCGTCGGGCTAACTCTTGAGAAATCCGTTCTCGGATTGCGCCGCATTCTACAAGCGTTGTCTCACCGATTGTCTCGATGGCTACGTCCCATCGATCATGCGCGATACCCTCAGAGCGGTCCTCAAAGGCAGTCGGCATTGCCTTCAGCGACGATTGAAACCGTTTAGATTCGTAGGCCGCGATCGGAGATCCGTTAATCAGCATGCGCACAGCCGTAGTGCGTCGTTTGTCGATCGTTGCATCGCGGTAGAAAAAGGCATTGTCATCTTCACTGAAGAGCGTCATGTCGGTGCCGGATGGAAGTTCAGCAACAACGCGCCGGCCGTGCTGGTGCTCGCGCCGGCGTTGCGCCTGACGGCGTTTACGCAACATGTGGAGTGTTGAGCCGAGGCTCACTGCGGTGACGAGCAGCAGTGCGGCGAAAGCGGCGGCAATGAGATCTCGCATCAATGTTTGCCGTAGATTTAAATTTCTGCCGCACTGGTCTCGGCCGCAACCGTCAGCCCGAGCCGCTCTTTGTCGGCATCGGTTAAAAGGTGATGTTCGGTCATGGGATCAAAATCACACACCGCGATCTTTTCCAGTGTTGCCATGTAGAGCCGGATAATCAACTGCAGCACAAACATTCGGTCGGCAGGCAGTTGTCCTTTGAGAGGTGTAAGTTGTGCTTCACCCGCACGTCGCCATGAGTCTGCCCGTCCCGCCAGGTCCTCGACTAACGCCTTAAGGGCCGGGCTAGCATGTTCCCGTCCTAGGTCTTCTAGCAGTGTTGCCTCGGTCACGCGGTGCGTCGCCATGTCGTCGCCGGCCAGATAGACTAGCCCTCGCTTACCAGTGGTTAAGTCTTGGCGGAGATCTCGCAGTACATGGCTCACATACGCGAACAGCCCGAGATTGTAGCCGCAGCCCTGTAGGTCGAAGTCTGCCGGGATGCGAAAGACTCCATCAGTGCCCTGTTCCGCTGTGATCAGGTAGAGGTAAATGGTTGTCGGTGCCACCGTCGCGCCACGGGCATAACGTAAGAATTCCTCAAAGGTTTGAAATCTGTCACGCTCGAGATCCCTCTTCATAGCATCGAAAAAAGCACTCCAAAGCGAAGGTTCTACTGGGAACCGTGCGATGCCCCGCCCGAAAGCGTCTAGAACATCAGCTGCACGCGGCTCTTTGGTCGCCTGGAGCGCGGCACGGTTTGGTGGCCGATCGGTTAGCGCCGCAGAGACCGTGTCCTCCCATGCGAGAAGAATCCGCTGTGTATGAGGCACAGCATTGCTATTCAGGCCCTCGGAAAGGACTGCATCGACGCAATCGTCGACGAGTCTCATCACCGCGTAAAGTGCACAGAACGCTCGGTAACGTTCGATCTCGGTGAAGAAACAGCTTGCCCGATAGAGGTTGTTAAGGTCCTTGGCGGCGATCGTCTCGGCGATACTGTCCGTACCGGTCAGCGAACCCGGGCGCCAGAACTGTTGAGGGATTCTGGTCATGCAGGATCACTCCACGCAGGTAACGCGTCAGGCCGTCCGAAACTCGACTGGAGCAGTTGCCAAAGAAATCTTGGATTTAACAGGTGATTTCTTGGACCGGCGTGGCCGATAAGCCCCATGAGTTGTCCAGCCCAGCGGCTATCATGCTTGGCGCGCGCAACTAGGTTCTCCAGTAGTCGCTGATTTCCGTGGACATGCTGCAGGAGTCTGCCGGTTCCGAAGTCAACCATGAATCGTCGCCGCCACGCCAGCTCGTAACCACGTAGTGCCTGGCTCGTCGCACGCCAATCAGCTCTAGTGATTGCATCATGAACCGCGCGGGCAGCTAGAAGCCCGCTGGTAAGTGCGTTATGAATCCCATGCCCGGTAAACGGATCGACGAATCCCGCCGCGTCACCGACGAGCAGAACTCCATCGGCTACAGTTCGACGCCTCAGGCTGGCCGATGGCAATTGCCAACCCTTTAGCTCTTGGGTACAAGAAAGGCTAATTCGGGAACCAATCATCCGGGTCAGATGCTGAATTAGCTCACCACGGGTCGGACGGTGGCGTGCGTCGAAGAGCCCGACGCCAACGTTAGCGCGATGTGTCGACACTGGCACGATCCAACAGCAACCGCGCTCGAACTGGCCGTTGGTAATCACTTCGAACCGAGGTGCTGACGCTGTGTGGTCGGTGTAGGCGCGCAGCGCAACGCTATAGCGGGGCTGTGTGCCGAACATGGGCGCGAGACCCCGACTTGCCGCGACTCGACTAAAGGCACCATCTGCGCCAACGACAACGGGAGCACAATAGGTAACACGATGGCCACGCTGCTTCACCTGCAGCACGTTCAGTTGCTTGGTGGAGTCCCAGTCGACCCGCTCTAGGAGTTGATTCTCTCGTAGTTGAGCCCCACAGCGCTCAGCGTATCGAGCTAGGCGTTCATCAAGGATGCGCCGGGGCAGGATTCGCCACAGGTGTTTCCGTCCGTGTAAATCAACAAAATCAGCACCTACTCGAAGCCCGCTACCCGTAGTGAAGTTGCACCCCTCGATGGTGAACGCGTCTGGGGCCAGTTCGTCTAGACTCGTGCCCAGCATCGTCATCGCTGTGGCAACTTCTGGAAGTAGAACGTCACCGCAGACTTTGTCACGAGGAAACCGTCCTGCCTCGAGTAAGAGGACCCTGTGTCCCAACTGGGCGAGCGCTGCCGCCGTGCCGCTGCCGGCCGGTCCAGCGCCAACCACGACGGCGTCAGCGTCCCACGTTGAGGAGGATGAAGCAGATTGTGGCATTTGGGACACGGCTGCACACAAGGGAGAAAGCCGTGCCTGAGTTTCCCATGATTTACTTGTGTTGACAACGATCGGCAGTGGGCGACCGGATAGCGTTTGTTACTTATTGAGTAGCCAGTTACGATTTGTATGAATCAGGTAAACATTTCAATGAAGTCAGTCATTATTCACTACCAGGAAATTGCACTCAAGGGCGGCAACCGTCCTTGGTTCATTGCACGACTGGTGCGCAATCTCCGTGCACTCACAGCCGATTTAGGAGTCACGAAAGTGCGGTCCCTTATGGGTCGTATCAAGCTGGAACTCGGTCCGACAGCCGAGTGGGAACCGTTAGCTGAACAGTTGCGCTTAGTATTCGGGATTGCCAACTTTGCCCAAGCTGGGCACGTGCTGGGGGGTGACCTGGACAAGATTGCGGATGCAGTAGTGGCCGACCTGGGCGATCGGCAACCCGGGTCGTTTAGAGTATCGGCGCGCCGTGCTGACAAGCGGTATCCGCTCACCTCGCCGCAGATCGAGCGAGAAGTTGGGGGCAGGATCAAGGAAGCGAAGGGTTGGACGGTAAATCTGTCGGCGCCAGACCTGACAGTATATCTGGAAATGCTGACTGACGAAGTGTACTACTCGTTCGGCAAGCAGCAGGGCGCAGGGGGGCTTCCGAGTGGCGTGAGTGGTCGCGTCGCGTGCCTTCTTTCAGGCGGCATTGATTCACCCGTCGCGGCCTACCGCATGATGAAGCGTGGCTGTGAAGTTCATTTCATCCACTTTCACAGCTATCCGATTCTTTCGAAGGCATCGCAGGACAAGGTGCGTGAAATCGCTAGGCTGTTCACGCGGTCGCAGTTGCGATCCCGCCTCACCATGGTTGCCTTCGGAGAAATCCAACGGCAGGTCGTTCTTACCGTCCCGCCTCCTCTACGGGTGATCATCTATCGTCGTCTGATGTTACGTATTGCGGATCGCTTGGCGCATAAGACACGCGCTCGCGCAATCGTGACTGGCGAGGTTGTAGGGCAGGTTGCGTCACAGACTCTTGAGAACTTAGCGGTGATCAACGCAGTGACTCGCTTGCCCGTACTCCGACCGCTAGTTGGCCTCGATAAGAACGAGATCACGGACGAGGCACGGTCTCTTGGCACATACCCAATCTCAATCATACCTGACCAGGATTGCTGTCAACTTTTCACACCAAAGCACCCAGCGACCCGGGCTACAGTGGTAGAGACTGAGGCTGCGGAAGCTACTCTACCGATCGATGAGATTGTCGAGAGTGCTATTGCTGAAGCGATGGTTGAACATCTGAGCTTTCCGTCGAAACAACCTTAGGGATGCGCTCAACCTATTTTTCATCAAATCCGTGGCGATAGAGATGCCCATCGAAATAATCGCGCAGTGCTTCTTGGGTACTGCGAAATGCCAAATTGTGCCATGGGATCTCGTTCCGTGAGAAGCGGCCGATTTCGAGCGACTCCTCGCAATGGCGTAGAACGCCGCTGACCACTGTGGCAGCGTAGACGATGATGACAGGCGTGCGGCCGGTGTAAGAATAGATATTAATTAATCCGACGAGCCGCACATTGAGATTCGTTTCCTCGAGCGCCTCCCGAGTGGCGGCGGCCGTCATCTCCTCACCACGATCTACGTAGCCACCCGGAAACACCCATTTTCCAAAGCCTGGCTCGATCGCGCGGCGCACGAGTATGATTCGGTCATCTTCCATCCTAATGATCGTGCCGACCGCCACCTTCGGATCGAGGTAGACCACGTGTTCGCACTCCCCGCAAACGAGTCGTTCCGGTTCACCGGCCTTTATTAGTTTCGCTGTAAGCACACTGCTGCACAGAGGGCAGTAACGGTAGGCGTGTTCTTGTGACGGAGTCATCGTCTCAGTGTCTCACCTATTGCTCACGTATAATCGAGGGAATGTCTATCCTCAATGTTGCGCGTATGGGCAACCCCGTGCTTCGTGAGAAAGCTCGGCCCGTTGAACGTTCGGAGTTGTTGACACCAGTCATACAGAAGTTAATCGATGACATGATCCAGACGATGGTTGAGTACCAAGGGATTGGATTAGCCGGACCACAAGTGCACGAGCAGCGGCAAATCTTCGTTGCTGGTATTGAGAATGGCGACGACCCGATGCCTCTCATAGTTGTCGTTAATCCTGTCCTTACGTTGCTTGGTAGTCCGACCGTCGAGGACTGGGAGGGTTGCTTGAGCATTCCGGATCTACGGGGACGGGTACCACGCGCGCCTGAAGTGGAATTGCGTGCACTCGACCGTTATGGTGAACCAATGCAACTTACCGCTCACGGCCTCGCCGCGCGTGTTATCCAGCACGAGACCGACCATCTTAACGGCGTGCTGTTTGTTGATCGAATGCAATCCTTCGACTCGCTCACTCATCTCAATGAGTTCTCTCGATTTTGGAACACAGAGAGAGACTAATCACCACTTTCCTGCTTCTTGGCTTCTGGACCAAAAATAATTCTAGGACCGGAGCCGCTTTTTCTCTGAAGCCCGTTCAGCTTGGAGACGTTCGAGGTCCACGGCCGAATGATCAGCGAATCGCATCGCGGCCGCGATAGCCCGGTGACCTGCCTTTTCGGCAATTAGTCGATGCATTGCTTGACAGACACGTCGATACGCTGGATGTCCCTGCGGGGCACTCCTGAGCTCAATCACGTGCATGGCTTCTCGCGCGTTCATGTGCATGTAAAAGCGGATACGGTATGCCATGGCGACTGCATACGGTGCCACCGCGCCGAGGGTCGCCTTCTGCAGAGCTTCGTGTAGCTCAACCGATGACTCCATGACCTGCCGCCAGTCGGCAAGGGCACCGGCTTCTTCGATTGCTGCTGGTTCGTTGAAGCCGTGGTCGGTTGTCAGATCCTGCCATTCAATGCTGAGCAAACGATGTCTTTGGAGATCGCGAAATGCGCCGTAGTCCGATAGCACATCGAAACGGTAACCAGTGCGCTCAAATGCGCGGCCCGGCTTATGGCGGCGGTTTGTCCTGGCGCCGATGTAGGCTTTTAAGATTGACGCCCGCTCGCTGGCCGACATCTGCCTCGCCATGGCGAGTAGCTGAGAATCTGGCAGGTTTGACACCGCATAGAGTGCGGCAGCGACCACTTTGACCTCGCCGTCTGGATCAAAATCGACCAACGACACCTCATCTCGTAGTTGGGGGTCGATGTCAGCCAATACGGTCATTGATGTTTGTTTTAGGTCAGTCTGCGTAGTGCTTAGATAGTCGCTCCACAGAACGCCTCGGTTGGGCAGGTCAACACGTGTCAGGAACGCAGGGATCACCTTGCGCAGTTCAATTAGCATCATCTCCGCATATCGCTGCATCTCGGTCAGTGGATGTGCGCGCATTTGTAGAAGCAATCTTTCATATGCCTGCCCAGACCCGAAAATGCCCACGTTGGATTGCGTTGCCGCCGGTAAGAGGCCACGTAATGTATCAAGGGCCTTCGCACGGATCGCTGCCCGGTAGACACCGTCCGAATCCTCTGGATCCTTCGGATGCTTGGCCTT
This genomic window contains:
- a CDS encoding squalene/phytoene synthase family protein — its product is MTRIPQQFWRPGSLTGTDSIAETIAAKDLNNLYRASCFFTEIERYRAFCALYAVMRLVDDCVDAVLSEGLNSNAVPHTQRILLAWEDTVSAALTDRPPNRAALQATKEPRAADVLDAFGRGIARFPVEPSLWSAFFDAMKRDLERDRFQTFEEFLRYARGATVAPTTIYLYLITAEQGTDGVFRIPADFDLQGCGYNLGLFAYVSHVLRDLRQDLTTGKRGLVYLAGDDMATHRVTEATLLEDLGREHASPALKALVEDLAGRADSWRRAGEAQLTPLKGQLPADRMFVLQLIIRLYMATLEKIAVCDFDPMTEHHLLTDADKERLGLTVAAETSAAEI
- a CDS encoding cob(I)yrinic acid a,c-diamide adenosyltransferase; translation: MSIYTRSGDDGETGLFDGARLSKSDPRIEACGEVDELDAVLGLVLAHLTEPDLIEITTHVQRDLFAIGARLADPRRRIAERITKVDLDGRAVERLESWIDRFDEELPEMRQFILPGGTPAGAALHLARSVCRRVERRIVALGSDVVERAVRVYINRLSDLLFMLARAVNTRAKMQEIEW
- a CDS encoding A/G-specific adenine glycosylase yields the protein MTSERSLLRLTLPAPVDRQKFRRQLLTWYWKHGRDLPWRRTRDPYRILVSEIMLQQTQVDRVMPKYKEWLKKYPTLKALAAARPRDVIRTWYPLGYNIRPRRLHAIARESVLRYGGALPDDETTLRSFKGIGAYTTGAILSFAFGRRAAILDTNVARVLYRFFVGTGDLRAHALQRHLWSLARVLLPRRHVFDFNQGLMDFGATVCTARRPRCRSCPMATACRTGPIDSRPAGQRKK
- a CDS encoding (deoxy)nucleoside triphosphate pyrophosphohydrolase, whose protein sequence is MSSVPLDVVAAVVEQRDHFLVTQRAAGDHLGGCWEFPGGKLESGESLTDALRREMREELGVEVEIGKKIDCVEHAYPDRTVCLHFYHCQLKGKPRSMLKQRIRWVKRRELATLEFPLADKALIVRLTKVGTEVP
- a CDS encoding NAD(P)/FAD-dependent oxidoreductase; protein product: MPQSASSSSTWDADAVVVGAGPAGSGTAAALAQLGHRVLLLEAGRFPRDKVCGDVLLPEVATAMTMLGTSLDELAPDAFTIEGCNFTTGSGLRVGADFVDLHGRKHLWRILPRRILDERLARYAERCGAQLRENQLLERVDWDSTKQLNVLQVKQRGHRVTYCAPVVVGADGAFSRVAASRGLAPMFGTQPRYSVALRAYTDHTASAPRFEVITNGQFERGCCWIVPVSTHRANVGVGLFDARHRPTRGELIQHLTRMIGSRISLSCTQELKGWQLPSASLRRRTVADGVLLVGDAAGFVDPFTGHGIHNALTSGLLAARAVHDAITRADWRATSQALRGYELAWRRRFMVDFGTGRLLQHVHGNQRLLENLVARAKHDSRWAGQLMGLIGHAGPRNHLLNPRFLWQLLQSSFGRPDALPAWSDPA
- a CDS encoding NUDIX hydrolase gives rise to the protein MTPSQEHAYRYCPLCSSVLTAKLIKAGEPERLVCGECEHVVYLDPKVAVGTIIRMEDDRIILVRRAIEPGFGKWVFPGGYVDRGEEMTAAATREALEETNLNVRLVGLINIYSYTGRTPVIIVYAATVVSGVLRHCEESLEIGRFSRNEIPWHNLAFRSTQEALRDYFDGHLYRHGFDEK
- a CDS encoding glycine cleavage T C-terminal barrel domain-containing protein, producing MVSATLIQSYEKLRETAGLVSLSNRGAINMKGSDCASYLQGLLTNDISGLTTGAGCYAAYLTPQGRMIADMRVLNLGDRLLLDVDSAMSDTLTSRFSMLVFSEDVQVNDESSTWYWVGVRGPGAAACLEPILRPEGTLSGKKAVTAYQGLDNGWWVLDGKPVLAVSNDELGIPGIDLGVSSAYSGQINAQLEGLGLEWGSAGAVEALRVEAGTPRFGADMDQDTIPLEAGIEARAISETKGCYVGQEVIIRILHRGKGRVARRLVGLIFSQDHTTESLSGQSVYDGHETIGRVRSAISSPRLGRQIALAYVQRAYTAPGARVEVADGERRVAAEVTELPFPPSLA
- a CDS encoding FAD-dependent thymidylate synthase, translating into MPDERPSAESFTPEERRLLEPYFTNLEGPVFALTNLPDVVKGALFARYSRSAKSLRRLFLDEFTDKVSGADRQAPDVGVERAERLYTRVFHEYGDDSVAQLGGAHIACEGASNLLTKVLERGRLAAYLEQSTRYIPYTDRPQGHWKYLIPEELNGTTLRAQYVRTLDRAFEIYNRWIEPMQDYYKAKHPKDPEDSDGVYRAAIRAKALDTLRGLLPAATQSNVGIFGSGQAYERLLLQMRAHPLTEMQRYAEMMLIELRKVIPAFLTRVDLPNRGVLWSDYLSTTQTDLKQTSMTVLADIDPQLRDEVSLVDFDPDGEVKVVAAALYAVSNLPDSQLLAMARQMSASERASILKAYIGARTNRRHKPGRAFERTGYRFDVLSDYGAFRDLQRHRLLSIEWQDLTTDHGFNEPAAIEEAGALADWRQVMESSVELHEALQKATLGAVAPYAVAMAYRIRFYMHMNAREAMHVIELRSAPQGHPAYRRVCQAMHRLIAEKAGHRAIAAAMRFADHSAVDLERLQAERASEKKRLRS
- the thiI gene encoding tRNA uracil 4-sulfurtransferase ThiI translates to MKSVIIHYQEIALKGGNRPWFIARLVRNLRALTADLGVTKVRSLMGRIKLELGPTAEWEPLAEQLRLVFGIANFAQAGHVLGGDLDKIADAVVADLGDRQPGSFRVSARRADKRYPLTSPQIEREVGGRIKEAKGWTVNLSAPDLTVYLEMLTDEVYYSFGKQQGAGGLPSGVSGRVACLLSGGIDSPVAAYRMMKRGCEVHFIHFHSYPILSKASQDKVREIARLFTRSQLRSRLTMVAFGEIQRQVVLTVPPPLRVIIYRRLMLRIADRLAHKTRARAIVTGEVVGQVASQTLENLAVINAVTRLPVLRPLVGLDKNEITDEARSLGTYPISIIPDQDCCQLFTPKHPATRATVVETEAAEATLPIDEIVESAIAEAMVEHLSFPSKQP
- the def gene encoding peptide deformylase — translated: MSILNVARMGNPVLREKARPVERSELLTPVIQKLIDDMIQTMVEYQGIGLAGPQVHEQRQIFVAGIENGDDPMPLIVVVNPVLTLLGSPTVEDWEGCLSIPDLRGRVPRAPEVELRALDRYGEPMQLTAHGLAARVIQHETDHLNGVLFVDRMQSFDSLTHLNEFSRFWNTERD